The DNA region CGAAGTTCTTCAATAAACCAGCAACTCAAACACCTCAAAGTAAGTTCCAAAGCTTGGTTCAAGAATGGAGTTTATGTCAATCAAAGAAAAGGACAACAAAAACTTAAACGGACAGGAAACAAGAAATACACAATGAAAATAAAGAGAGAAAAAAACACGGAACAAATTGGCACGAAACAAAGAAATAGACACAAAATTACTAGACAACTCTAAGTATGGACAAATACTTCAAGTATCTAGTAAGAGAACATAAAGAAAActaaatgcaagaaataaacactttcaagaaaagattTAGAACATGTCAATGAGTTTGGATACACATGTGTTGTAATGACCTTTGCATTCCTCAAGGTGACTCTTGAGTTCCTTGTTGAGCAAAAGTCAAAGAACCTTTAAAACTAATGGGATTTTCAAGAGATAACAACCACAATGGATTTCCTAATAATTTAAAGTCACCAAATCACAAGATAAAACTTTGAACAAACCAAGAACAAGTGAAGATAACTAGAAGTTACTGTTCACGTCACTGTTCCTCGAACAGATTTCTTTATGTTTTtaaattttggtactattcacgCTACAGTacttttttcagtttttttttttttgatagtaTTCAAATCAATAGATCGGGTGAGTATAAGAATACTCAACCAtccaaagctctgataccacttgataacaacacggttagtGGAAcactttagaattgaaaattagaaagggggaaggtTTGATTCTTAAGAAagaagaacacaagttcaagtatttgatacttaaaacgttgtttaatagtgaaagaaggagttgaatcaattaagaagaagaagaagaagaagacgaagaagaagaaaaggagggagggaactcaaacagggaatcttaccatcgaagaattcgagttgcggttcaaagtagaacaaaaagggcataacccaaaagagaacctcaaaggtctccacaagcacaaggctaatattattaatattcaaacttggttacaatgaaaaagaaaacacccctttatataggagaaatggtggctgctaccctaaagaaaataaagaacattctagacttcatagttggtcaaactaaattaattaaggtgcaattccaagctgcatagaagaccaccaattctttgttccaaagtgcatagaagaccaccaacatttGTTCTAATGTGCATAGAAGACAACCAAatatttgttccaatgtgcatagaagaccaccaaaactttgttcaataaaaacattaaatgtagtcaacatagcattaaatgatcttctagaaacacaagtatgggctgctgaacttgtttcttctttgggcatgttttgggccataatccaactcatcttggtcttcaatttgggactccaattagtattaagactttcccaaaagatctaccttgggctggagctattcctccattacaagacatgttttcattaccaaatgaagcccattaaagcatcttgatattttttagtcttcaacgaaaattaagcttccttggttgctatcaagagtatttaatgttctaagccaaaagtcaaaatataataactgataataATTAAAACTCTACATTgggctatttataggttttgaaaacataAAAGTTACAAAATTACACGTTGGTCCCCGACGAcataaaatacggtccgtatttcacattacggaccgtaaactaggtttacgcCTTGGTCTTCCTTCAAAATCTGGGCAACAACAACATCTTagattacggaccgtattttgatttacggtctgtattttgcttggtcgtatttcaacttgtaaaatctcaactttctgccaagTGTCTTAATGTTAAATATGCTTTGAAATACAGACcataaagtggaatacggtccgtaaaagttgttcgtatTTTAATATCTTCTCAGCATGACTTTCTGTTTCAGCTTAACTTTAATTACGCCCAAGGAATACGGCCCATATCTGAGAATACGGCCAATATTTTGTCATCAAGGCCAAATTCTACACTTTAACAGTtttcatcccaaaattgctccattacctgaaaaacactaaaaacacattaaattgtcactaacttgcttaaaaacaaataAAATTTCTCGTAAAAAGGccttagatgtgccataatttcccgACACATCAAAGGGTGTCACTTGACACCCCCTCGGGCAAGCGTAGCTCCGCCCCTGGGTGTACTTGTGCCTTTTCGCTTAAATATACTCTGTATTGTTTGCAAAAGAGATGAACATCCTAATTAACAACAATATGGAAATCCTGGCCTCTTGCGACAAAGTTCAAAGTGAAAAACATAGCGTACGTAcacaagtctttttttttttttttttttttttttgtttcttgtcaTTTCTGTTCTTTTAGATGTCATGGGACTGATATCTACTTGAGCTTTTTTAATGTTGCACTTTCAGTTCAATTGGTATCCCATTACTTATGTTTGACTATCTTTTATGTACATTATGCAAACCAGATGTTTCAAAATATGTCAATGAGAAGTCGTTAGATTTATTTGCACCGTTGAGTAGGAAAATATCGGTTTTACTTCCGGCGTTTATTTATATTAATTTAGTTGTTTTTACTAGGAAAACTCGGAGCCGGCTCCCCTCCAGTACAGATCCCCTCAAGTTCCCCCAGTGCACTCTTAATTGAGTGACACCTGTCTACTTATTCAATCaatgttttaaaattaatttcCTTAACTATTTATCTAACTAtagttaaaaaacaaaaaaatcctGCAAATCAATAGCAAAATATAGACCCAGAAAAAAGTCAATTATTGAAACTGCTCATAAATTGCAgccaaaaattaattaaaaaagccAAGGACTTCAACTGGAGTATTTCAATTTGGTCGTTTCAGTTACTTTTTATCAAAGAAGGTACCTAGCAAATTTATAATAATGGACAGCACTGATGTTTTAATGGAAGACTGCTTCATACCTAGCAAATTTATCCGAGTCTTGATTTTGGATAGAACAATGGCTTCCTACCCATCGATTTGCTTGTTCTAttattgatttgcatgagttatGTTTCTTAACTATAGTTAGACAAATATTTAAAGAAATTAATTTTAGACCATTGATTGAATAAGTGGACAGATATCGCTCAATTAAGGGTGCACCGGAGAAACTTGAGGGAATCTATACCGGAGGGGAGCCTATTCCAACTCGGGGAAAACTCATAGTATTAGATTAATATATCTGAACGTGGTGTCGATTGCCATCACTTAAATTCATTATGCTTCTTCAATACCCAACTTGATCAGTTGAATCTAAACGACCTCTACTTTACTGGTTTGCTGTTAAGCATTCCTTCTGTCCTAATGATGTGACACACTTGCCTTTTGTGTCCCTAATATAACGTggtctttttatatttagaaacaatttaactttatgagatattTACAGTAACACAAATATTTAACGCTTGTTTtggatcacaaatttcaaaaatcatcttttctttcttaaatCCCGTGCCCAGGGGCGGATCTAGTCATTGCCCaaggtgttcacccgaacacacTGGCCAAAAAATTACAGTAtatatttagggtaaattttttgtgttcatgtacatatattaacttttgaacaccctgaacaaatgcaaaaggcTAGCTCAAGTGGTTCAGTTATTTTTCGAACACCCTTCTAGATCTTCCACTGCCTGTGCCTAGTCAAATCGTGcaatataaattgggacaggggGAGTAATaaatattccctccgtcccaatttaagtgtcttggTTTGAATGGACACGGGGTTTAAGAAACaaagagagacttttgaatcttatggtcttaaattAGAGATGTGTgtcctttaaatcttgtggtcttaaacttatcaaatcttattaaatatagaaagagactaTTTTTGAGATAAACCAAAAAGCAAAGTAAGACGTTTAATTTCAGAGGGAGGGAGTAGTAACTAGTTTTTATTGGTGCGTAAATTGGTTAAATTGATATGTGTTCTTCATATTCCTCTCCTCCCAAGATAATTTAAAACCTTAAATGCCAGACAATGAACTTCATATTATTACCTTAATTGTGTAATAAGGTGAGTCAAACAGACAAAAGTACCAATATTTGGTAGAAGTTTTATTGTTGTTAGTTTCAACTTACCTAGCTTAGATTGGTTCAGTTCATCTGATTATATATATCAGCTTGGCATGCTCACCCCGAATTTGTCTTAATAATCGTCTCAATAATATACAGGACGAATTTTAACTGGAATATGAGCTCGCTGTTGGGGAACCATCTTGCTGGACTTCTCAAAGACTTGATCAAACTCAATTTTTCTCTTTAAATAACTCATCCAGGAGTAAGTAAATGAGTTACTTATGGAATATGTTGTTTTTTCAGTTCCAAGTGTAGGCTACAGTGTTAAGTATTTCCTTATTCAATGGTAAGATGCACTCTACccttcaaggtgggggttagatctgcgtacactctaccctctccagactccACATAGtgagattatactgggcttgttgttgttgttgtaatgttaaGATGCACACAATCAtagtgtgaaaaaaaaaaaaaaatcagcaggTTAAGCCAACAAGAAGTACTAATTATTTACTTCAGAAAATATGTGTTGATAACACACCGGAAAGGTGATGAATCATCAATAAATCCTATTGCTAATCATTTGCTGCTGCAAAGTGCCACCAGCTCTTCCACCACGCCATCTATCTCATCATCCCCTTTTGCATTCATCGTCTCACTCAGTTCCTTAGCTTTCTTTCTTACAGCCTCCCCGCTTTTCTCGACTACCACCTTCCTCATCGCCTTTGCAATCTCTTCACTCTTTAACTTCCCACTATCGTCCCTCACTGCTTCGACTCCCATCCCTATATATCCCACAAGCCTAGCATTCTTAGGTTGATCCAGGTGTATGGGCATGCCAATTATGGGCACACCAAACTTCATACTTTCCGTGACAGAACTCCATCCACAGTGACTCACAAAGCCACCAATGCTTGTGTGTTGAAGAATTGTTGCTTGAGGAGCCCATCCTTCCATAACCTTTCCTCTTTCTCCTACTCTTTCAAGAAACCCTTCTGGTAATGTATCTTGAATACTACTAATTTTTTCCCCTTGTGGAGACCTAATGACCCAAATGAAGTTCACTTTGCTAAGTTCTAGCCCTTGAGCTACTGCATGTATTTCCTCCTTGGATAGAAAATACTCACTCCCAAATGAAACAAACACAGTTGTACATTCTTCTTTCTTGTCAAGCCATTGTGTGATTTCCTCATGGTAAATGGATTCCTGAACTAGTGTACCAACTGGGACTGTTTTCTTGGAGACCAAACTTGAAAGATAATCCATATATTTCCCTTCAAAATCTCTGCAGGTTTTCATCAGAATAATGTCCTGTGATCGCCTAAGACCCTGATCGAATGGGGAACTTCCCACCTGGTACTTCCTTAAGAACTTTCTTCAATGAAAGCATTTCGTATTCACGCAGGTAAATTTCAGGAAATGGGAACATTTCTCCTGGCTTATCATACATGTGGATGCCGAAAGCAATCACGGCTGCGCTAAAAGTGAGGAACTGCACAGCAGGAATGTTCATAGAGGAAGAACACTCAGCAGCCCATGGCAGATTGAAGTCATAAATGACCAAGTCTGGATTTAGAGTTTGTAATTTCTTAGAGAAGTTTGGAGTGCTCACATCAAAAGCTTTTTTGAGGGTGGAGATGAGATGGGATGGAAGGCCGTTAGTCGTGTGGTAATGAGGAGGAAGATCTGGCAAAGATGGAAGATGAAACTCAACTAATTCTATTGACTGAGAATACTTCTCTGTGACTCTTTTCTTGATGGAGCTTAGATTTACCGGAGTGGAACACATGTAAATGTGTATGTTTCTGTTTGCAAGCTTCTTGGCTAGCTCTAGGAATGGATTTATGTGACCATGGGCTAACCATGGTATCATGAGTACGCTAAAGGTGTTTTTTTTGGACTCCATAACAAggctgtctctctctctctctgatggTTGTAGCAAATATATGAAGATAATCTATTTTTAGTAACGTGTGATCTTGGCTGTGTTTGGTAAATGTGATGGTGATTTATAAAGCAGTATATATGTTGTATTGAGACTTTTTTCCCACGTGAATATGACTTTACAAGTACAATTCAAAACTGTTACGCAATTGATTATGTAGGGAATATGCAAACTCCCCGAGTATTGAGAAACACAAGTGTGGCTGTATAGTGTATACAATTGGAAGGTCTTATTCTTAAATCCCGACATAGGCCAAACAGACTTGTCACGAGAGCACAGGTCTGTTACCAGAGATAGTTACAAGTCCTGGTTGAGTGCTCCTTCTGTTCCAGTagagttttactttttttttttttttttttgtctatccTAAAAAAGTCACTTTCTATATaaataagttgacaattcaaatattctacaTTACAAGTTTATAACCATAagatttaaataatattttagtacattatacacatctttaatttagaaccacaagattcaaaagtctctctttGTATTTTAAACTCTGTGTTTAATCAA from Lycium barbarum isolate Lr01 chromosome 10, ASM1917538v2, whole genome shotgun sequence includes:
- the LOC132614713 gene encoding LOW QUALITY PROTEIN: UDP-glucosyltransferase 29-like (The sequence of the model RefSeq protein was modified relative to this genomic sequence to represent the inferred CDS: deleted 1 base in 1 codon); this encodes MESKKNTFSVLMIPWLAHGHINPFLELAKKLANRNIHIYMCSTPVNLSSIKKRVTEKYSQSIELVEFHLPSLPDLPPHYHTTNGLPSHLISTLKKAFDVSTPNFSKKLQTLNPDLVIYDFNLPWAAECSSSMNIPAVQFLTFSAAVIAFGIHMYDKPGEMFPFPEIYLREYEMLSLKKVLKEVPGGKFPFDQGLRRSQDIILMKTCRDFEGKYMDYLSSLVSKKTVPVGTLVQESIYHEEITQWLDKKEECTTVFVSFGSEYFLSKEEIHAVAQGLELSKVNFIWVIRSPQGEKISSIQDTLPEGFLERVGERGKVMEGWAPQATILQHTSIGGFVSHCGWSSVTESMKFGVPIIGMPIHLDQPKNARLVGYIGMGVEAVRDDSGKLKSEEIAKAMRKVVVEKSGEAVRKKAKELSETMNAKGDDEIDGVVEELVALCSSK